In Candidatus Hydrogenedentota bacterium, the following are encoded in one genomic region:
- a CDS encoding acyl-CoA-binding protein produces the protein MSEDLKARFEKASQEVTQLSQAPDNMAKLRLYALYKQASAGDCTGERPGMLNPMGRFKYDAWKALEGTSQEEAMNQYIGFVEELKAADQA, from the coding sequence ATGTCTGAGGATCTGAAAGCCCGGTTCGAGAAAGCCAGCCAGGAAGTCACGCAACTGTCCCAAGCGCCGGATAACATGGCCAAACTTCGCCTGTACGCGCTGTACAAGCAGGCGTCGGCGGGCGACTGCACGGGGGAACGGCCCGGCATGTTGAATCCGATGGGCCGGTTCAAGTACGACGCGTGGAAAGCCTTGGAGGGCACCTCGCAGGAAGAGGCGATGAACCAGTACATCGGGTTTGTCGAGGAGTTGAAGGCCGCCGACCAGGCCTGA